A single genomic interval of Coccidioides posadasii str. Silveira chromosome 1, complete sequence harbors:
- the NPS1 gene encoding Non-ribosomal peptide synthetase nps1 (antiSMASH:Cluster_1.6~SMCOG1047:phosphopantetheine-binding domain-containing protein~EggNog:ENOG410QE4Z~COG:I) encodes MNTPNSQNGRAENGVNGQEGPLVFREPAFALKSNEELAESLLLGWILLLYRGNNSSEDASFSCEYGSRGDDAPKEGVSGLITDVILEEVEQVSLLLERVRNILRRCRISNTDPGKWKIFSAVLSNSAALTEDSRREVPNEPFCIEAQISGEELSINKIQTPALKSPSMVNISVQAFVEILDSILSDTNQTIAQAIRVTNNELDKIWEWNETVPPTIDTCIHDIFIENASRHPERPAVVSWDGELSYREVDEFSTQLAMQLINSNVKIGEPVMLCFEKCMWTVVAVLAVMKSGGTLVLTDPSQPEARLQTIATEVNARLILTSETQAKLGARISSTASIVSVGPGIFQSRTQEVSKSTLPKVPGSSALYIIFTSGSTGKPKGVVISHTNYTSGAIPRAAAVGYNATSRVLDFPSYAFDVSIDCMLCTLANGGCICVPSEDQRVNDLGGAIRDMNVNMAHMTPSVARVLDSDILESLDVLGLGGEAVSARDAAVFGHKTKVIIAYGPSECTVGCTINNDVGTDRTYTTIGKGVGCATWIVDPADHDRLTPVGAVGELLVEGPIVGKGYLNNLANTSTVFIENPPWLVSGNGNVPGRQGRLYKTGDLVKYDPDGSGSIFFVGRADQQVKLRGQRVELGEIEYHLRTKLPPGTMSAVEVITPGGNKESATLVAFIAEQNTESAESIDSQAVSFSPGLLQVLADIQSELGVVLPRYMIPAAYIPLKEIPLLVSCKTDRKQLRAIGAAMSRRDLAKLKITAVEKHEVRTDMERRLHGLWTRVLGDGTEINTNDNFFDAGGDSLKAMKLVAAARQQKLKLTVAEIFGHPTLQDMALMVKQIDTDIHIDIPPFSLLPSTWAGLDPRTDVGNLCSIEASAIEDIYPCTPLQEGLMALSAKISEAYVAQRVVELSDWDTAVKLKAAFDTTIADCPILRTRIVQVPRHGLMQVIIKENITWHSSNSLEQYLQEDRETPMGLGTALSRFALIEDQTTCKVHIVLTIHHALYDGWSMPLVVERVNGAYNGIKMERPTPFRSFIKYLNDMDRAASESYWMEQLQGASSLQFPVLPEPGYQPQAESLLEHYIPLTKRSASSTSIATAIRGAWALLASEYTMTDDVVFGETLTGRNAPIEGIEQIEGPMITTVPIRIHVDKMKSVSDYLKEIHKEGISRIPHEHLGLQHIRRLNSDAREACELRTGLVIHPTTEADDINGHEANPADGFVPAGDIEAASEALKFNSYSLMLVCSLDPRGILVMASFDSKTVDVPQMNRVLRQLGHIVQQFCEQPNSKVADALSSAEEDVLESLRLSRLGPSSLDEKINTMPGHELSGAVATWIVNPAIPDHVLPVGAVGELLVEGPFESSLPAVDTPLWLIGKDTNNGSSKRQIYKTNKLAKYRSDGTIIFLSRVNSQKPVDKAKRTPVARRHSGGMTAKEQKLVHLWGRVLGMDESEIDIKDSFFELGGDSIGAMKLVSEARMEGFKLTVAEVFKHKYLNELAEVLVEFQPPKAPTVNANTEFSLLDTRDVKAFVSEEIRPSLANQSWKILDVLPARPLQTIAVKGTVQLPRYSARYELFYFNNHVDEARLFESCQELVTRNEILRTVFTKVDGRYYGIVLEQVGVPIEVHEIERDIETYAHNLCHLDVETTMPLGSSFVKFLFVRCTDGRGCLILRISHAQYDEICLPVLLRQLSALYERKVVPKALPFSSYVQHVVKENIPQSIQYWRELLKGSALTVLRPETPLESKIPAAVYKTFDISARPKDITVATIPTAAWALCLAKRLSLRDVTFGEVVSGRNIDFPNSDIVMGPCWQYIPVRVKFEDKWTGLDLLDFVQHQHIASTRFEGIGLTEIVEKCTVWPETVDWFDSVVHQDVEHVESLGFLSATSRMETIYPHAEPLREWKVQAFLKDNKLSIEIVTFESWLECARSLLDDIEKVMGQLLEEPLSRLFNN; translated from the exons ATGAATACCCCGAATTCTCAAAACGGACGTGCAGAGAACGGTGTAAACGGTCAAGAAGGGCCCCTTGTCTTTAGGGAACCTGCGTTTGCCCTTAAGTCCAACGAAGAGTTGGCAGAATCCCTTCTGCTTGGTTGGATACTTCTTCTATATCGAGGTAACAATTCGAGTGAAGACGCCAGTTTCTCATGCGAATATGGATCACGAGGAGACGATGCCCCAAAAGAGGGCGTCTCGGGACTTATAACAGATGTGATTTTGGAAGAAGTAGAACAAGTATCCTTGCTCCTCGAGAGAGTGCGGAATATACTACGGAGATGTCGAATATCCAATACGGACCCCGGAAAATGGAAAATCTTCTCTGCCGTATTATCCAATTCCGCTGCGTTAACAGAAGATTCAAGGAGAGAAGTGCCTAAC GAACCGTTTTGCATTGAAGCCCAAATCTCAGGGGAAGAGCTCTCCATAAACAAAATACAAACTCCCGCTCTTAAATCCCCCTCCATGGTCAACATCTCCGTGCAGGCATTCGTGGAAATTTTAGATTCGATTTTGTCCGACACCAACCAAACGATTGCACAGGCGATCCGAGTTACGAACAACGAACTTGATAAGATCTGGGAATGGAATGAGACAGTTCCTCCTACGATCGATACTTGCATCCACGACATCTTCATTGAAAATGCATCTCGACACCCTGAACGCCCTGCCGTCGTTTCTTGGGATGGTGAGCTATCCTATCGTGAAGTTGACGAATTCTCAACTCAACTCGCTATGCAACTGATCAACAGCAATGTCAAGATTGGCGAACCGGTTATGCTCTGTTTCGAAAAGTGTATGTGGACGGTTGTTGCTGTACTCGCGGTGATGAAATCAGGTGGCACCTTGGTGCTTACTGACCCAAGTCAACCGGAGGCGCGCCTGCAAACTATAGCGACAGAAGTAAACGCACGACTGATTTTGACGTCAGAGACGCAAGCAAAACTAGGAGCCAGGATATCTTCGACAGCCTCCATAGTAAGTGTTGGGCCTGGCATTTTCCAGAGTCGCACCCAAGAAGTCTCCAAATCCACCTTGCCGAAAGTCCCTGGATCGTCAGCGCTGTACATAATCTTCACGTCAGGAAGTACAGGCAAACCCAAGGGTGTGGTCATCTCCCACACAAATTACACCAGTGGTGCAATACCTCGAGCAGCAGCAGTCGGCTATAACGCCACCTCTCGGGTTCTTGACTTCCCTTCGTATGCATTTGACGTTAGTATCGACTGCATGCTTTGCACCCTGGCGAATGGCGGTTGCATCTGTGTTCCATCAGAAGACCAACGAGTCAATGACCTTGGCGGCGCTATAAGAGACATGAACGTAAACATGGCGCACATGACTCCGTCAGTGGCCCGTGTCTTAGACTCGGACATTCTAGAGTCATTGGATGTTCTCGGTCTCGGGGGGGAAGCTGTATCAGCTAGAGATGCTGCGGTATTTGGTCATAAAACCAAGGTCATCATTGCATACGGGCCTTCCGAATGCACTGTAGGCTGCACTATCAACAATGATGTTGGTACGGACCGAACATATACTACTATCGGCAAGGGAGTTGGATGTGCCACATGGATAGTGGACCCGGCCGATCATGACCGTTTGACGCCTGTCGGAGCAGTGGGAGAGCTTTTAGTCGAAGGCCCAATCGTTGGAAAAGGCTATCTTAACAATCTCGCCAACACGTCTACAGTATTCATAGAAAACCCTCCGTGGCTTGTTTCCGGAAATGGTAACGTGCCAGGGAGGCAGGGAAGGCTTTATAAAACAGGCGACCTGGTTAAATATGACCCAGATGGGTCTGGGTCAATTTTTTTCGTGGGGCGAGCAGATCAGCAGGTGAAGCTGAGAGGTCAGCGAGTGGAGCTAGGGGAAATCGAGTATCACTTGCGAACGAAATTACCCCCGGGCACAATGTCCGCTGTCGAAGTTATCACACCCGGGGGGAACAAAGAGAGCGCCACTTTGGTAGCTTTCATCGCAGAGCAGAATACAGAAAGCGCTGAGAGTATAGACAGTCAGGCTGTCTCGTTTTCTCCTGGACTATTGCAGGTTCTAGCTGATATTCAAAGTGAACTCGGTGTCGTGCTCCCACGATACATGATTCCGGCGGCATATATCCCCTTGAAGGAAATACCGCTACTGGTTTCATGCAAGACAGATCGGAAGCAGTTGAGAGCTATCGGGGCGGCTATGTCACGCAGAGACCTTGCAAAGCTCAAAATAACTGCCGTCGAAAAGCACGAAGTCCGGACGGATATGGAACGCCGGCTGCATGGCCTGTGGACCCGAGTACTTGGGGACGGAACTGAAATAAACACCAACGACAACTTTTTCGATGCAGGAGGTGATTCTCTCAAAGCCATGAAGCTCGTCGCGGCGGCCCGACAACAAAAGCTAAAGCTCACGGTAGCCGAAATTTTTGGGCATCCAACACTCCAAGATATGGCTTTGATGGTAAAACAAATCGACACAGATATACACATCGATATTCCCCCATTCTCCCTTCTGCCGAGCACATGGGCAGGACTGGATCCCCGCACGGACGTAGGAAATCTCTGCAGTATTGAAGCTTCGGCTATTGAAGACATATATCCATGCACGCCTCTGCAAGAAGGGCTTATGGCCCTTTCTGCAAAGATTAGCGAGGCATACGTTGCCCAGAGGGTTGTTGAACTTTCGGACTGGGACACTGCCGTCAAACTCAAAGCCGCATTTGACACTACTATCGCCGATTGTCCAATTTTGCGTACTCGAATCGTCCAAGTTCCACGTCATGGCCTGATGCAGGTAATAATCAAGGAAAATATCACATGGCACTCGAGCAACAGTCTGGAACAGTATCTTCAAGAAGATCGTGAAACCCCGATGGGGTTAGGCACAGCTCTCTCCCGTTTTGCGCTCATTGAGGATCAAACGACGTGTAAAGTACACATCGTACTCACGATCCATCACGCACTATACGATGGATGGTCAATGCCATTAGTTGTTGAACGTGTCAATGGAGCATATAACGGTATAAAAATGGAAAGGCCCACTCCTTTTAGGTCTTTCATTAAGTACCTCAATGACATGGATCGCGCCGCTTCTGAGAGCTACTGGATGGAACAGTTACAGGGAGCAAGTAGCTTGCAGTTTCCAGTTCTTCCCGAGCCAGGATACCAGCCTCAAGCCGAATCTTTGCTAGAGCATTATATCCCGCTCACAAAAAGATCAGCATCGAGTACAAGTATTGCAACGGCGATTCGAGGCGCATGGGCTCTCCTAGCATCTGAATACACTATGACTGATGACGTAGTCTTCGGTGAAACTTTGACCGGCCGAAACGCTCCAATAGAAGGGATCGAGCAGATCGAGGGGCCTATGATCACCACAGTGCCTATACGCATTCACGTTGACAAAATGAAGAGCGTGTCAGACTACCTAAAGGAGATCCACAAGGAAGGCATATCGCGCATCCCTCATGAGCATCTAGGCCTGCAGCATATTCGACGACTAAACTCAGACGCCCGTGAGGCTTGTGAGTTAAGGACCGGTCTGGTTATACACCCAACAACGGAGGCGGATGACATTAATGGTCATGAAGCAAATCCTGCGGATGGATTTGTTCCCGCCGGAGACATCGAAGCCGCGAGCGAAGCCTTAAAATTTAACTCATACTCTTTGATGTTAGTATGCTCACTTGACCCGCGAGGAATTTTAGTTATGGCAAGTTTCGATTCGAAAACGGTTGATGTACCACAGATGAATAGGGTTTTAAGACAATTAGGCCATATAGTCCAGCAATTTTGTGAACAGCCAAACAGCAAAGTTGCAGATGCGTTATCTTCGGCAGAAGAAGACGTTCTCGAGTCGCTGCGTCTCAGCAGGCTAGGGCCTAGCAGCTTGGATGAAAAGATAAACACAATGCCCGGGCACGAACTTTCAGGTGCCGTCGCAACATGGATCGTCAATCCTGCCATTCCAGACCATGTGCTCCCGGTCGGTGCCGTGGGTGAACTATTAGTCGAGGGCCCGTTCGAATCATCCCTGCCAGCTGTTGATACTCCCCTGTGGCTCATCGGGAAAGATACCAATAATGGTAGCTCCAAAAGACAAATTTATAAGACCAACAAACTTGCGAAATATCGAAGTGATGGGACTATAATATTCCTTAGCCGTGTTAACTCTCAGAAGCCAGTCGACAAAGCGAAGCGAACCCCAGTTGCGCGAAGGCATTCTGGGGGTATGACAGCGAAGGAGCAAAAGCTTGTGCATCTCTGGGGCCGCGTGCTCGGGATGGATGAAAGCGAGATTGATATCAAGGATAGCTTTTTCGAATTAGGCGGGGATTCTATCGGCGCGATGAAATTAGTTTCGGAGGCAAGAATGGAAGGCTTCAAACTCACCGTCGCCGAAGTGTTCAAACACAAATACCTCAACGAGTTGGCCGAGGTGCTTGTAGAATTCCAGCCCCCAAAAGCGCCAACCGTTAATGCCAACACGGAATTCTCATTGCTTGATACTCGAGACGTCAAAGCGTTTGTTTCCGAGGAAATTCGGCCCAGCCTTGCGAACCAGTCCTGGAAAATATTGGATGTCTTGCCGGCCCGTCCCCTCCAAACGATTGCAGTGAAAGGAACCGTCCAATTGCCCCGGTATTCCGCGCGCTACGAACTTTTCTACTTCAATAATCATGTTGATGAGGCCCGTCTGTTCGAAAGTTGTCAGGAATTAGTGACAAGAAATGAGATTCTCCGAACGGTCTTTACGAAAGTTGATGGGCGGTATTACGGGATTGTTCTGGAGCAGGTGGGCGTCCCGATAGAAGTGCACGAGATCGAGAGAGATATTGAAACCTATGCCCACAATCTCTGCCATCTCGATGTTGAGACAACCATGCCACTGGGCTCTTCATTTGTGAAATTCCTATTCGTGAGGTGCACCGATGGTCGAGGTTGCTTAATTCTGCGGATTTCGCATGCACAATACGACGAGATATGCCTCCCTGTACTTCTTCGGCAGTTGTCTGCTCTGTACGAGCGCAAAGTTGTGCCCAAGGCGCTGCCGTTTTCCTCATATGTACAGCACGTTGTCAAGGAAAACATCCCACAAAGCATCCAATACTGGAGAGAGTTATTAAAGGGGTCTGCGCTAACAGTGCTGCGCCCTGAAACACCACTGGAATCCAAAATCCCAGCCGCCGTCTATAAGACGTTTGACATATCAGCTCGGCCTAAGGATATCACAGTGGCCACCATTCCCACGGCTGCCTGGGCGCTCTGCCTCGCCAAACGCCTCTCCCTTCGAGATGTAACATTTGGGGAGGTCGTCAGTGGGCGTAACATTGATTTTCCAAATAGCGATATAGTGATGGGTCCGTGCTGGCAGTATATTCCCGTGCGGGTCAAATTCGAGGACAAGTGGACTGGACTAGACTTGCTTGACTTTGTACAACATCAACATATCGCGAGTACCCGGTTTGAGGGTATTGGGTTGACGGAAATTGTCGAGAAATGTACGGTCTGGCCTGAGACTGTGGACTGGTTCGACTCTGTGGTACATCAGGACGTTGAGCATGTTGAGAGCTTGGGATTTTTGTCTGCAACGAGCCGGATGGAAACGATATACCCTCATGCGGA